In Alphaproteobacteria bacterium, the following proteins share a genomic window:
- a CDS encoding peptidoglycan-binding domain-containing protein, whose protein sequence is MKSLHAIAHAAGSAVVLAAMLYMPAAVAPVAGMALAADMAAGSTAEACLAAAAPDRVAALLDIRPELALPLCRAATAESPADPRLAHALARASARAGDTDQAMAAYRRAAAQGDVVAQYELARLLLAGGGAAAEAQAVTWLQMAAAAGAADAGLMLGVLHRTGRGVPADDGLAARWLALALARGDRRVADQARSALVAIAWPERLAAGQALLRAAGYDPGLLSDDKSPVLVAAIRRFQSDAGIASDGLLTEALLAALADHVAPPP, encoded by the coding sequence ATGAAATCACTTCATGCCATCGCCCATGCTGCCGGGTCGGCCGTGGTGTTGGCCGCCATGCTCTACATGCCGGCCGCCGTCGCGCCGGTTGCGGGGATGGCGCTTGCGGCGGACATGGCAGCCGGTTCCACCGCGGAGGCCTGCCTTGCCGCTGCCGCGCCGGACCGGGTGGCGGCTCTTTTGGATATCCGGCCGGAGCTGGCCTTGCCGTTGTGCCGCGCCGCGACGGCGGAGTCGCCCGCTGACCCGCGGCTGGCTCATGCGCTGGCCCGGGCCAGCGCCCGCGCCGGCGACACCGATCAGGCGATGGCCGCCTACCGGCGCGCCGCCGCACAAGGCGATGTAGTAGCCCAGTATGAACTGGCCCGCCTTCTTCTGGCTGGCGGCGGTGCGGCGGCAGAGGCGCAAGCCGTCACCTGGCTGCAGATGGCGGCGGCGGCCGGTGCGGCCGATGCCGGCCTCATGCTGGGTGTGCTTCATCGCACCGGACGGGGCGTGCCGGCCGATGATGGGCTTGCCGCGCGCTGGCTGGCTCTGGCGCTGGCGCGCGGCGACCGGCGCGTGGCCGATCAGGCGCGATCAGCGCTGGTGGCTATCGCCTGGCCGGAGCGTCTGGCCGCCGGCCAGGCTCTGTTGCGGGCGGCGGGCTATGATCCGGGCTTGCTGAGCGATGACAAGTCACCGGTGCTGGTCGCCGCCATCCGCCGCTTTCAGTCGGATGCCGGCATCGCCAGCGATGGCCTGTTGACGGAAGCTCTGCTCGCGGCCCTTGCCGACCATGTGGCGCCGCCTCCCTGA
- a CDS encoding mandelate racemase/muconate lactonizing enzyme family protein encodes MKITRVRATPVNLPLEAPYDWTFGALPGFTKAVIEVETDEGITGLGEAPRGELAAMINDSLGPRLVGRDPFDIAGLEARCVPGLRGVQSTTPFPLLRAWGGIETALWDIRGKAWNQPLYQLLGGAVRKDIPFTEYFSFRQALNGKGGEQTPEAVADYCVEMHETHGSTFFEGKFTTADPEPSLEMLRQIRRRLGDKIMLRIDSNKAYSVATARMIAPELEELGVRGWEDPVASFQEMAILRRSTSIPFSVHNCNFQHAVALGTPDIFVTDTATHGGISHAVRFIGACEQMGIDFWFYSGDAGITSALYLHMCAALNWVREPNQSLFTQQVADIIIGGPFKTKNNTVRVPEGPGLGVELDRDRMAHAHKDFVDNGPPNEFHDPANPGVFRRVPLS; translated from the coding sequence ATGAAGATTACCCGCGTCCGAGCGACGCCTGTCAACCTGCCGCTGGAAGCGCCCTATGACTGGACCTTCGGCGCCCTGCCCGGCTTTACCAAAGCGGTGATCGAGGTGGAGACCGACGAAGGCATCACCGGTCTTGGCGAAGCGCCACGCGGCGAACTGGCGGCGATGATCAATGATAGCCTTGGCCCGCGCCTGGTGGGCCGCGACCCGTTCGACATCGCCGGGCTGGAGGCGCGCTGTGTGCCGGGGCTGCGTGGCGTACAGTCCACCACGCCCTTCCCCCTGCTGCGCGCCTGGGGCGGCATCGAGACGGCACTGTGGGACATTCGCGGCAAGGCGTGGAACCAGCCGCTGTACCAGCTACTGGGCGGCGCCGTACGCAAGGACATTCCGTTTACGGAGTATTTTTCGTTCCGTCAGGCGTTGAACGGCAAGGGCGGGGAACAGACGCCGGAAGCGGTGGCCGACTATTGCGTTGAAATGCACGAGACCCACGGTTCCACTTTCTTCGAGGGAAAGTTCACCACCGCCGACCCGGAGCCGAGCCTGGAAATGTTGCGGCAGATCCGTCGCCGTCTGGGCGACAAGATCATGCTCCGCATCGACTCCAACAAGGCCTATTCGGTAGCCACCGCGCGAATGATAGCGCCGGAACTGGAGGAGCTGGGTGTGCGCGGCTGGGAAGACCCGGTGGCCAGCTTTCAGGAGATGGCGATTCTGCGCCGCTCCACCTCCATTCCCTTCTCGGTCCACAACTGCAATTTCCAGCATGCGGTGGCGCTGGGCACACCCGACATTTTCGTCACCGACACCGCGACCCATGGCGGCATCAGCCATGCGGTGCGCTTCATCGGCGCCTGCGAACAGATGGGGATCGACTTCTGGTTCTATTCAGGCGACGCCGGTATCACCAGCGCGCTGTACCTGCACATGTGTGCGGCGCTCAACTGGGTCCGCGAACCCAACCAGTCGCTGTTCACCCAGCAAGTGGCGGATATCATCATCGGCGGCCCGTTCAAGACCAAGAACAACACCGTGCGGGTGCCGGAAGGACCGGGCCTTGGGGTCGAGCTTGACCGCGACCGCATGGCCCACGCCCACAAGGACTTCGTGGAC
- a CDS encoding multidrug effflux MFS transporter gives MAWTRPRADSLTIAALLTALAAYGPLAVDVYLPSLPSIVADYGTTEEKVQLTLSLFFVGFALGQLLHGPLSDRFGRRPVLIAGTATFILASIMAALASSVDMLIVARFLQALGAASGSVLSRTVVRDVYGPERSARVMAYMAAAMGLAPSLGPMIGGQIEEFLGWRWNFAFVAAAAGLCLLAIISLLKETNPKFNPEAVNFGPMLRIFARLAAEPAYLGHALTLAFNFGGYFAFISASAFVFIEFLGLTPGVYGVCFGAAVLGGLSGNLTSGRLVRRVGSPRLVLWGGIAGAASGLAMAGLAWGGSTGVWQILIPMAVYTFGMGLIMPNTIAMAIAPWPHNAGAASSLLGFIQMVLSAAAGILVVWASDGTQLAMVTAIAIGGVGALLSHVWLGRRGRRPATAQ, from the coding sequence ATGGCCTGGACCCGCCCGCGCGCGGATTCCCTGACGATTGCCGCGCTGCTGACGGCGCTGGCCGCCTACGGGCCACTGGCGGTAGATGTCTATCTGCCGTCCCTGCCCAGCATCGTCGCCGACTATGGGACGACCGAGGAGAAGGTGCAGCTTACGCTGAGCCTGTTCTTCGTCGGTTTCGCGCTGGGCCAGTTGCTGCACGGGCCCCTGTCGGACCGTTTTGGCCGGCGGCCGGTGCTGATCGCCGGCACCGCCACCTTCATTCTGGCTTCGATCATGGCGGCGCTGGCCAGCAGTGTGGATATGCTGATCGTCGCCCGCTTCCTGCAGGCGCTGGGAGCGGCCTCCGGCAGCGTTCTGTCGCGGACGGTTGTGCGCGATGTCTACGGGCCCGAACGCTCGGCCCGGGTGATGGCCTATATGGCCGCCGCCATGGGCCTGGCGCCGTCTCTTGGACCGATGATCGGCGGTCAGATAGAAGAGTTTCTTGGCTGGCGCTGGAACTTCGCCTTCGTGGCGGCGGCGGCCGGGCTGTGCCTGCTGGCGATCATCAGCCTGCTGAAAGAGACCAACCCGAAGTTCAATCCCGAGGCGGTCAATTTCGGCCCCATGCTGCGGATCTTCGCCCGCCTGGCGGCGGAGCCCGCCTATCTGGGCCATGCCCTGACCCTGGCCTTCAATTTCGGCGGCTATTTTGCGTTCATTTCCGCCTCCGCCTTCGTCTTTATCGAGTTTCTGGGTCTGACACCCGGCGTCTATGGCGTCTGCTTCGGCGCGGCGGTGCTGGGCGGCCTGTCGGGCAATCTGACCTCGGGCCGGCTGGTCCGCCGGGTGGGCAGCCCGCGGCTGGTGCTATGGGGCGGCATCGCTGGCGCCGCATCGGGGCTGGCCATGGCGGGGCTGGCCTGGGGTGGCTCCACCGGTGTATGGCAGATTCTGATTCCCATGGCGGTCTATACCTTTGGCATGGGGTTGATCATGCCCAATACCATCGCCATGGCCATTGCGCCGTGGCCGCACAATGCGGGGGCGGCCTCCTCCCTGCTGGGCTTCATCCAGATGGTGCTGTCAGCGGCGGCCGGCATCCTGGTGGTGTGGGCCAGCGACGGCACCCAGTTGGCGATGGTGACGGCCATCGCCATCGGCGGCGTCGGTGCCTTGCTGAGCCATGTCTGGCTCGGCCGGCGCGGGCGGCGGCCGGCCACAGCCCAGTGA